The window ttaatttaattatcaattatattcacTGATATTGCATTCATCAtggaattatttcgatttcttataatatttctttctataacGTAGATATAcgtaaattatgttttttttttcttattgaataTGTTAATTCAAAATACCAACATCGTATATcagatacttttttttgtcatcgtcttaaaatgtacattttaaagtcattgtataaataatatgtcttTTAGAGTAAAAtagtttgaaatgaaaaaaaaaatttttaaatgtatttaattaatattctatattttgttatcaatGTACCAATAGCaaacataaataaagaaagtaaaTAGGGTGAGAAGAATAGAAACATTAGAAATTGTGGAATCAACGCCATCTTCAATTCATCTAAATGCCGTAAATGAAATACATAACAcatatgcaaaaaataatggaagaaggataaatatagaataagaattcatAGTCAGCACCATCTTTTAAATATGAGAAACACTTCTCAAaactagaataaaataaaataagaattaaccatcaacgccatctcttttagaaataatattttgaaatgatatcTGTGACACTCCGATAAAGGAGGCAATTACCAAAAACGTTTTTAAGATCAATGCCATCTTGCGTTTGATTATTCGAAAGTTCgacttgttattaatataatatgcaaaaagATTTGTATGACATCAtgagaaaaagttatttttcttaGTTATAACTTGGAATAACTTTCTTGTACGTTCTACTATCCTAATAATAAATCGGAGCTTTGGATGTCCAAACGCGAGATGACgctaatcaaaaatttttaataatttttaataattttaaatattatataataacttattgaaaaaatgtatttcgttaacaattaaagaaaaaattaaaagaaagagacagatttaattaattacaatttaaaagttatttaaataaaaatatacgacataaagatgaataataatataatttgtaatcaaTAGCAGCTGCAAAAAAGatagtaaaattaatcaaatattggaCTCGTCTTGTGAACGTATAAATACAAAccatatatagataaataataaaaatagaaataagttaaaaattgaagaatcatAATCATTATAGAAGAATCATatcaacttatatttttatattttctatctttatatttgtttgCATCATCATATCATTATAAGCAGTtattcttatacatatatgtatataaatatatcatgtttctttatcaataaaaaacgaaaagcAATTAATctcataatcataatatcaagtacttatatatctttttttatgtgataaatatatttatatatattttgacatatcttgtatgaaatattgtttatgcTTTAGATAGATACAATGATTATTACTGTCTATATATTGTAGTAAAGCAAAGATAATCACGCGGTGACAAAGAGATagtcattcttttttaaatgtaatctaTGTTTTGTCATttggtaaaaaagaaaataaaatgtttataaaaattcaggtgcatataaattcaaagcttattagttaatattttgtgattattaatgtgtatatatgaaacaattaaTGTTCGCAAAAGAATTTGATGATCCAATTCGacagagaataaaaaatgtcGAACTTACAGTATAAAATATGTCAATATGTCAATACAAGTAATATTTTAGAGATATAggtaagttttataaataattattaaaatattgatttagataagtaaaattttaaaaaaaagtgtatatgaattctaaaaaattatgaaaatatgaattttattagatgcaattttatatgagataaaatgctttttcattaaaaggaTTTATCAAGTAAATTTTTCCatgttatcaatatttatattaatataaaatttataacatttttatgacacaattttgatatttgtaatttataaaataatgaaaatatttattttacagatttatattatattagcacAAAATGTAatgttaaaagtaatattcttatattatttttacaatggaAAAAGTTATACCAATGAGCTGGTTGAACCAGATATTGTTGGTTTTAAGTATATTATGTGCAttgttatctttaattatacaaGAATGGGCAGGTCTCACACCATTACCAATATATGTTTCTATTTTATgggctatttttattataatattatcagtaTGGCTCAgttgttttttatttcaacttgCATTAAAAGCTAATAGTccacttaatataaaatttcttaataattggttatatgaaaagtttataaataatttgaaattgtatgaatataaaaaggaaaatgaatgtaatgataaatctgaaaatgaagtaaataaaaatataaattctatacaaATACCTCATAAAAAACAGAAAGATAAAATGACCATTATATCTAATGAGAAGGAAACaagcaatagaaaaaaaaagagaacggtagaaatacataatttagtgaaggaaatacatttaaaatgcaTTAAAGTTTGGTATAAATCTATCAGTGATGACAAATCATTTCCTAATGAAGCACaagaactattaaaaaaattattgaccaAGCTATTTCATAAAATCAGTTTAATTGACAAGATAAAGCTTATTCATAAGCTGTCTAATGTGttcttattacatttaaaagaataccacaggtataatatataatttcatatataatatatttatgaaataaattattatttaacctaATGATTGAACTATATTATAGAGCATTACGAAGAGTAGAAAAAGGAACTGCACCAAATTTAGAGGaagcatttaaatatttacatcctGGTTCTCGTAATATAGCAGTATTAGAGCATATGCTTCATCGAATGGTTACTATTTTAGCACAAGAATTTTTACAGTGGGAATTAACAAGTTCATTACCGTGTAAACTTTTATTGTCTATCTTagcaaaaagattattaatagttattgAAACAATAAGTTCTCCACATTggctatttcaaaatttatcagaTTTATTACAACCAATGGCAAAAGAAGTtgtcaaaattcaaaataaacaagaaaagaatGTATATTCACAATTGACTAAAGTATGTTCATAATTGCAAGatgtttacttattttatttttttaccattattttcaattaatgaaatgattatttcagAAAGCTATATCTAATGCTCTAGGAGGTGGTATAACATCTGCAACAGCAGCTCTAATTCCACGATCACTACCAAAATCAAAATCTGAATCATCTAATGAAGCTTTAATTGAGCATGAAAATACCTCATTATCTATAAATGATAGGAGACCTACATTACGTTTACATAATTTAGCTACAGAACATAGAGGTCTATGGGGTCAGAGTATGGTAGAGGTAGATTCTGaaatagaagaagataaaatatctCCTGTATATGAAGAACCTACAGATTTTGCTACAACAATTGCTAGACTTAGAACTGTATTACAACAAAAATCAACTGTGAATACACCTTTGtgagtagtaataataattttaaatttttataaaaaaaatcaaatatatatcatattttttagacATGTTGAAGAAAAGTcttatgtaatatatgaaGGTAgtcaatttacaaatttatccaTTCCATGGACAGAGTTTCATACAGCTCTTGATGGTTCACAACAATTACTTTATTGTATTCAATTTGATGATATAGAACAACGTGGAgttgatttatttgaaactaCAACTGCTACTGTTAGGAGACAATATCGCGATTTTGCTCAGTTACATACTAGTCTACAAgaggtaattttaatatttattatacatatttgttatttattatgaaatatattttgatattttatataatataaattttatagattccAGAATTAGCATCTGTTATGTCAAATTTGGTTTTACCAGAAGGAGGTCGTCTTGAATTAGAAAACTATTTGAAAACTTTAACGACGCGCTTGGCTAACGAATGTCCACCACAATTACGACATTTTCTACGTCCAAGTAGTAACGCTAATAAAAAAGCGGACATAGTTGCACCacgatttgataaatttttggtCAAGACAGTAAGTGGAGTTTTTAATACCTTAAAAACAGTCGTTCCAGGTTTTGAAATTGAACAAGAGGAAGAAAATGTACCCTTACCTACATTAATGCCTTTAGCTGATATTCCATGGAGATTTGTCGAGGATATTAAAtcggtaaataaatttaatattaaatagatttgtgtatatttaattaaatttatatttcataaactttataaataatttgattttatataaaaatttcatttgattttaatagaaaagttTAGCaacagaatttcaaaaattaataactgaAAGAACTGAATATTCCTGTGTGGATTCTGCTTACGAAGCTGTTGATTCAATGGAAAGTACTAATGATTCTGCATTATTAACTAATTGGTgggaaattgtaaaaagttcTTATGaaggtaaatattataaaaaaattaagtgttttaaaagtttaattttaaattatttttatttttagaggaTATTGACGAATTGGATTCACATCTAATATTAACAAGTGTTGCTGTAGATCTTATTTGTGAATTATTGACAGGAATTGGAAGTAATAATGCCTTACAACAACAAACAGTTGTTAGGtggataaaattactttttggaAGTGTTACTGAATCTATATTacaagtaataatttatatatttttaatttgttttactattacaaaaaattatttttatgttcaaTTACGAATTGTGTTTAATTCACAGGCTGTTACTTTACGAATTTCCGATCAATTGAGTAATATATCACTTCATACTGTACAAACTAAATTTTCTGAAGAACCATTAACATTAAAAGAAAGACTGTTACAAGagctattaattaaaattccaaatgacataaaattaacatttggTGAGGacgatactttaaatattttaaagtatctaCTTGattcttatgaaataaaaaaaattaatatagacttaaatttacaaatattagatGTTCTAGCATCACAGTTATTAAGTTCATGTAGATCAAATCAtagtaaaatatctttataatttcattttattttaattcgataaaaacagtcaattcaattccttttttctacTAAACTAttattgaagttaaaaatattagaattgctAGTTATTGAGATATATTTTAGTCAAAAGGAATTGATGTGCCATATGTACTAAATTTGTTGACTCGATATAatgtagaattatataaaattttccaaaacagACTGTGTAcctgattatatatttatactaaagatgccaagtatttttttcattaatacagGACTCTTATGAGTTGTATGATATACTTCATGTATATTAGGTACTATATGCATTTAAattgtacatttatatttaatgtttaagttttgtacaaatatttatgaaaaattattatatttctcaattaataaaaagtctatcaatatatatcaaatgaaatttaaatgtgtATGAAATcttaataagttaatatatatttatgaataataacataatttataatttcattatgattCCTTTCCTTTGTTTTGAGCCTTTTGTTTCTCTAATTGTGctctgaaacaaataaattattttgaaaaattattcaatatacttttttaatataaattaggataaatatcttaacattttgaaaaaatttatattggaaagaaattatttatattataaatctttttattacattgaaaatattaatataataagaagtttaattatttatgtataatttgttagaaaaacatttttcaaaaattataaatattacaatacgaATTACCTTAATTGTTGATTAAAATCATCTTCTACATCATCATCATCCCAATTATCTTCCCAGACACTAATATCCTCGTTGTCTTCATCTACTGCAGTCCAATCTACAAAGTCATTCAATCAAATTGAGGTTAGAATACtacaaaaatacttttattgaattataataaatatacacgaTACTGAATTATTTTACCTTCTGCaggaaattcttcaaattcatCATCCTCTTCTAATAATCCTAAATCAATCTTTGATTTATCGTTTTTACTTTCTGACatcgtgaaataaattaacacaGATCGcacaataataatgttatatgggataaaatgtatttgaattttctagatttttcttgttattactaaaataaaatattcaatattgataattttgaattaaaaaaaagatattttgtagattattatagtaaatttcttgtaaaataaataaaaacaaagcaatatataatattttttataattaaataattaattacataaaattttaataatgcaaaaataatctttttgtatatattattccattttatttttgtatttgattattaaatattatcttgttttcttttaattattcattcaggattcaaaaaaattacttacataTTGAAGATATGTACAATAAGTTTATCTATCAtggatatacaatatttatgacgcaaatataatatctttttctacgtaaattaattttttcagatcacgtaaattaaatttattgaaaattctttttaaataaaattaaatttaattttgaattaaatattttaatattttattaactatttatagtcaaataatttttagtgaaataatatatgtaacagaatttaaattatattatagatatttaaaattagcgctagaaaaattgaatctttGTTAAATCACCAGATTGCGTTGATCACGCTCATTGATTATAACACGTATATgctatttattgttttatagttcaataaaatattattaaaataaatatgtgttAAGTGttgtacaattaaattatattatacatgaaaatattgtgtgaaataataattgttaatctgaaaatttaagctatacaatttaatttttattaatcgcaCGAGCTGcgaataagatattaaaaatgattaaatatgttCGATTTCATAAAGAATGGAAATTTCcttatatcctttttttatatgacGTAGCACAATCATcacgtaatatttaaatacttttgatttaatttatcaaaaattgacAATTGATTGGAATTTATACCGATAAGCAAAAAGTGTACGTTTATGTCGCAGTGGGGCGACACATTAGCGTCgcaaatggaaataatattaccaatcattatcttttttcctAATCTTCCTATTTATACCGGTTGCACTCCATTCAGTTTCCTAGTGATGAAGTGATTCATAGTAGTTACTGAGTTTAGAGAAAGATAACTGTTAATCTACAATGGGCTTAGAGGATTATAAAGAACTTGTGGCATCATGTGCCTCAATTTGTACAATGGGTCAAATGTTATCTGGAACGtaagttgaaaaaatatttatttaattcatatattttttgaaaatataaaatttgatttctattacaagacatatttataatagaaaatatttgaataattcaatagaaatattgtCGTCCTTTGATACTtgcattttttccttttacgtgataataaatataattgatttcttGCTTGTACAATGTTTTTAATcctatatatatgatatttaatacataaatttgtataatgaaattatagtcATATAGTATATTCGTTacatataactttataaaccatttaaaatcatatttttcattttagcaatttaatttaaaaattgttgcaaaaaatataaatgaaaatattatatatataaattttaaatattaaataatagaaaataataatagaagatttcattataatttaattgtttaaatttaaatgtcatttaattatagattgaTATGTAaggatatttatcaaaaaggcTCATCCGAAGGTTTTGATTCCATGCCTTTTTTGGGTGGTGTAGGAATGTAAGTGTAATACTTTATGTAACACAAAAAGCATAATAATGactaaataatgttaattattgttaattatttaaaaacatttattctgttaattgttttgttttgttatattgtatagtaaaaatatttaaatatatcaatatttttgttcataattgaagtatttttttttctcttgtgaaaaaatgttataactgtaatataaaaaaacctaTAGATTATCTAAGTagaactataataaattaaaaattttgtataggTGTATTTTAATGCTTCAATATGCATggattttgaaagatattgCAATGATTAATGTTAATGTTTTTGGATTACTCACAAATATGGCATACATGGCTGTATTCTATTATTACTCACCACACACGGtacgaatttatatttctcaatcAAATTGCATGATGTTGCTTCTTTCATCGGATCttcttgtgttttttttttatttttcatgtttaaaatctttaattaataatttgtataaaaaattaaaaatagatgaaattagatatttaatgtttgaatataaatGTGAAATCTAAAGTAAAAACAAGaagtttcattaataatatttctaatttcttaacaatgaatttttgaaatctaaattataattatattaaataataaaatcatatatattcatctatagtataagaaatataattatacattaatttatagtattattttaaatatagtatcgatattttttttattttttttattataattcattttatatttatacattttaatttgtcaatttatttatgacaAAATCGGtagatatatgatttatatttttattaaatttcgagtaattataacaaaatatatcgatagtttgataaaattatatct is drawn from Apis mellifera strain DH4 linkage group LG5, Amel_HAv3.1, whole genome shotgun sequence and contains these coding sequences:
- the LOC100578893 gene encoding uncharacterized protein LOC100578893 isoform X1 — translated: MEKVIPMSWLNQILLVLSILCALLSLIIQEWAGLTPLPIYVSILWAIFIIILSVWLSCFLFQLALKANSPLNIKFLNNWLYEKFINNLKLYEYKKENECNDKSENEVNKNINSIQIPHKKQKDKMTIISNEKETSNRKKKRTVEIHNLVKEIHLKCIKVWYKSISDDKSFPNEAQELLKKLLTKLFHKISLIDKIKLIHKLSNVFLLHLKEYHRALRRVEKGTAPNLEEAFKYLHPGSRNIAVLEHMLHRMVTILAQEFLQWELTSSLPCKLLLSILAKRLLIVIETISSPHWLFQNLSDLLQPMAKEVVKIQNKQEKNVYSQLTKKAISNALGGGITSATAALIPRSLPKSKSESSNEALIEHENTSLSINDRRPTLRLHNLATEHRGLWGQSMVEVDSEIEEDKISPVYEEPTDFATTIARLRTVLQQKSTVNTPLHVEEKSYVIYEGSQFTNLSIPWTEFHTALDGSQQLLYCIQFDDIEQRGVDLFETTTATVRRQYRDFAQLHTSLQEIPELASVMSNLVLPEGGRLELENYLKTLTTRLANECPPQLRHFLRPSSNANKKADIVAPRFDKFLVKTVSGVFNTLKTVVPGFEIEQEEENVPLPTLMPLADIPWRFVEDIKSKSLATEFQKLITERTEYSCVDSAYEAVDSMESTNDSALLTNWWEIVKSSYEEDIDELDSHLILTSVAVDLICELLTGIGSNNALQQQTVVRWIKLLFGSVTESILQVIIYIFLICFTITKNYFYVQLRIVFNSQAVTLRISDQLSNISLHTVQTKFSEEPLTLKERLLQELLIKIPNDIKLTFGEDDTLNILKYLLDSYEIKKINIDLNLQILDVLASQLLSSCRSNHSKISL
- the LOC100578893 gene encoding uncharacterized protein LOC100578893 isoform X2 produces the protein MEKVIPMSWLNQILLVLSILCALLSLIIQEWAGLTPLPIYVSILWAIFIIILSVWLSCFLFQLALKANSPLNIKFLNNWLYEKFINNLKLYEYKKENECNDKSENEVNKNINSIQIPHKKQKDKMTIISNEKETSNRKKKRTVEIHNLVKEIHLKCIKVWYKSISDDKSFPNEAQELLKKLLTKLFHKISLIDKIKLIHKLSNVFLLHLKEYHRALRRVEKGTAPNLEEAFKYLHPGSRNIAVLEHMLHRMVTILAQEFLQWELTSSLPCKLLLSILAKRLLIVIETISSPHWLFQNLSDLLQPMAKEVVKIQNKQEKNVYSQLTKKAISNALGGGITSATAALIPRSLPKSKSESSNEALIEHENTSLSINDRRPTLRLHNLATEHRGLWGQSMVEVDSEIEEDKISPVYEEPTDFATTIARLRTVLQQKSTVNTPLHVEEKSYVIYEGSQFTNLSIPWTEFHTALDGSQQLLYCIQFDDIEQRGVDLFETTTATVRRQYRDFAQLHTSLQEIPELASVMSNLVLPEGGRLELENYLKTLTTRLANECPPQLRHFLRPSSNANKKADIVAPRFDKFLVKTVSGVFNTLKTVVPGFEIEQEEENVPLPTLMPLADIPWRFVEDIKSKSLATEFQKLITERTEYSCVDSAYEAVDSMESTNDSALLTNWWEIVKSSYEEDIDELDSHLILTSVAVDLICELLTGIGSNNALQQQTVVRWIKLLFGSVTESILQAVTLRISDQLSNISLHTVQTKFSEEPLTLKERLLQELLIKIPNDIKLTFGEDDTLNILKYLLDSYEIKKINIDLNLQILDVLASQLLSSCRSNHSKISL
- the LOC552741 gene encoding 26S proteasome complex subunit SEM1, yielding MSESKNDKSKIDLGLLEEDDEFEEFPAEDWTAVDEDNEDISVWEDNWDDDDVEDDFNQQLRAQLEKQKAQNKGKES